The following are encoded together in the Camelus ferus isolate YT-003-E chromosome 30, BCGSAC_Cfer_1.0, whole genome shotgun sequence genome:
- the LOC102506682 gene encoding olfactory receptor 4C13, whose translation MDLLTPPNNVTEFVLLGLTQNPHLQKVLFIVFLLIFLFTLLANLLMVITISLSPTLSAPKYFFLTYLSFIDASFTSVTTPKMLIDLLYQRRTISWGGCLTQLALEHFLGGSEGIILTVMAYDHYVAICKPLHYTAIMRQHLCQLLVVVAWIGGILHAIVQVLFMVNLPLCGPNVIDHFMCDLFPLLKLACRDTYRLGVVVAANSGGMCLLIFFMLLISYIVILCSLKSCGSEGRRKALSTCGSHLTVVVLSFFPCVFTYIRPVAAYPVDKLVSVFYSVFTPMLNPIIYTVRNTEVKNAMRSLIKRRVT comes from the coding sequence ATGGATCTCCTCACCCCTCCCAACAATGTGACTGAGTTTGTTCTCTTGGGACTCACGCAGAATCCACACCTGCAGAAAGTACTCTTCATTGtctttttgctcattttcctaTTTACCCTGCTGGCCAATCTGCTCATGGTCATCACCATCTCCCTCAGCCCCACACTTTCAGCCCCCAAGTACTTCTTCCTCACTTACTTGTCCTTCATAGATGCCTCCTTCACCTCTGTCACAACTCCTAAAATGCTCATTGACCTGCTGTACCAGAGGAGAACTATCTCCTGGGGTGGCTGCCTGACCCAGCTGGCTTTGGAACACTTCCTGGGAGGGTCAGAGGGCATCATCCTCACTGTCATGGCCTATGACCactacgtggccatctgcaagcccctGCACTACACGGCCATCATGAGACAGCATCTCTGCCAGCTCCTGGTGGTGGTGGCCTGGATTGGGGGGATACTGCATGCCATTGTACAGGTTCTTTTCATGGTCAACTTGCCCTTGTGTGGTCCCAATGTGATTGACCACTTCATGTGTGATCTCTTTCCACTGTTAAAACTTGCCTGCAGGGACACGTACAGGCTTGGAGTGGTGGTGGCAGCTAACAGTGGGGGCATgtgcttactcatttttttcatgcTACTCATCTCCTACATAGTCATCCTGTGCTCCCTGAAATCCTGTGGCTCTGAAGGACGGCGCAAAGCCCTCTCTACATGTGGCTCCCACCTTACAGTAGTGgtgctctcttttttcccttgtgtaTTCACCTACATACGTCCCGTGGCCGCCTACCCTGTGGACAAGTTGGTGAGTGTGTTCTACTCAGTCTTCACTCCCATGTTGAATCCTATCATTTACACAGTGAGAAACACAGaggtgaaaaatgccatgaggaGTTTGATAAAGAGGAGAGTAACTTAG